The Candidatus Zixiibacteriota bacterium genome contains the following window.
CCGGTCCGGGTGTTTAATTATTAGCTGATCATATCGGACACTGAGGGCGGCCGGTTCCTCCGAAAGATCGATAATTCGTTTGTCCGTCATACCGGACAATATTATCGACATATCGTCCGTTACACTTTAATCCTGCTGTCTATTAATCATTTGCGTCTCTTATTTGACCAAGCGGTGTGATACATATTTTCCTGCAATTTTTCTTTCGCAATGGTTCTGGCAAAGCCGTGAATCCCTTTTTCCCGATATTCTTCAAGGGTCTGGCATCATTAATGGGAACAAATCGAATATTAGAAGTATCTTTTTCAATCGATCTGACAACATATAGTTTCTTTTTGCCATTGGGGGTATCCAATTCAATAACCTCTCCATTAGATAGAGAGAATTTGAAGGCTCTATTATCACCGAATTCTCTTTGTATTATTGGTTGACCGTTTAGTTTTCGTTGATAGGCTTCCATCAGAGTCACCACGTGACCTTCCCATTTAACCCTGTCGCTTTTCGGGAATTTAATTTCAACGATTTCCATATGATGGTTTGATGCTGTTTGGACATACCTGATACTATTCAAACCTCCGATAGGGGTAGTCTGTCGATTATCACGTATTCTGACTTTGTGAATCGGGATAATCCGTCCATCGCCTCCAGTTATAACAGGATGATTTTCCGGTGATGCAAAGGCCTTTTTGGGGTCATCGATATCGAGTTCCTGAAGTTTGCTCAGGACAGCATAACGGATTGTCGGATCAATGATATTTTCGATATCCTTTATGGAGAGATTATCTACCCGGGTCCGGATATGGACATATGTTTTTCCATTGCTGTCTGTTCGCGGTTTTCCATAGAGAGTTTCTTTATGAAGCGGACCTCTGACTTTTTTTGATACACTGTGCGAAACAATGACATCCTTTATTTTGCCTTCTACTTCGGCAAAAAAACCATCCCATGGTTGAGGAACTGATTTGAACAGGCGATGTGTATAAGAAATCGATCGTTGAGAGGCCTGACTGAGAATCTTAATGGTGGCTTGGTCAGTCAATGCCACCGCAATGGCATCGACAGCGTGGTGGCGATGATCATCACGAGTTTTACCGGGGCCATCACTAAGGATTTTATTAAGTCCCCATTCGTTTCTAAGAAATGCTGTAATCTGACCGCTGGTTGCCATGACTCGACGTTTCCCGGAAGAATCAATACCATCGGAGTTGGTCCCGCCAAAGAGGAGACCAAGATACCTTTTAGCCCATTTGGAGGCCCAGCGCGTATCATTGAGCTGGCGATTGGTAAACTCGCTTAAAAGGCCGTCAACTTCTTTGGGCGGCATTAAGAAACGACGCAATTTTATCCGTGCCATATCACCTTTAAAATTCTCGACTCGGCTAATTATATCATCCCATTTATCAATGTTATGATATGCCTCAAACGGCGTTCTTTTGTGTTTTGTATTCCGATTTTCCTCTGCCCAGCAGAGTGTTTTATTCACATAGGAATTATCAAGACAGCGATCAAAAGGGATGATATGTTCAATATCGAATTGAGGATGGTCACCGACAAGTGATGTAATACTTATTGCTCTTCCTGTATACGGACATTCCCAATTACATTCGCTTGCCAATTGGACCTTCAATATATCGGTTGCGGTTGGATTACTTATTGACGTTTCTTCCATTATTTTTTGAGCCGCGTTTTCTCTATCTCTTTCATTGAGTCGCATTTTCTTCCATTTATTCTGTCTTTGTGTGGCTGATTGGCGAAGATCGCGAGCCAATTCAATCCGAATATAATCCGGTTTGCCATATTCCCTGATAATAGCGTTTATGGTTTTTCGCAATTCAGTCAGCGATCGTTCGACAATGGGATTGCGAAGTTCCGGGAGGAAATCGGACTTGACGGGAGGTAGATTATTCATATCGAGGTCGATTCTCTCAAACCTTTCAGGATAACATTCTTTAATTGCCGATGGGAGAGGGAAATCTTCCATTAGGTATGGAAGGAGTCTTTTTAATGCCCGCTGAGAGAAATTACAGTAGCCACTTTCCAAGCGAATTTCAGCCGCATTTTGAGCCTCTTCTTCGGATAAGGCCCAAAATTCCATGAGCCTGTTTTTCAGGGTGGAATCTTTTTCGATACAACGGAAATCATCAACCAAAGCGACACGCCGATCCTCACTTAAACTCAGCCATTTATCCATTCCGATAATCTTGATAATACTGGCAACGGTGCGATTACCGGGGATTTTTTTCTCTCCGCCAAGTTCCAGGTTGAATTTGTCGAACTTATTTAGCCCAAGAAGCTTTCGGATTTTTGGAAATGTTTGATCCCCAGCGTATTCCAAAGCTTCAATCAGTAGTTTTCGTTCTTCTTTTGAAAGGGACCTATCGGTGAATTTTGATGATTCCTGTATGCGAAGATTGTTGATCGACTGAAGATACCTGAACCTCTGAGAAACAATCAATCCCCATGCCGCTCTTCTGCATCCTGTTTCCAACTCGCATTTGCCCACCAGGCCTTTCTGGCTTTTAAGCGGCCGCTGATAGAAAACGGCGTGATAAATCATCTTCTTTATTTCGTCAGTAAGCAGTTCGGGATAGAACCTTTTCTGGCTCTCCCAGATAGCATGAAATTCTTCCATATACATTTTGCGAGAAGTATATCGAGTTCTGATGCGGCTCTCTTTTGGATTTAATTTTGAGAAATATTCTCCCAAAGTCCGGCAGTCAGTTTTTTTGATTGAATCGGCCAATTCAGATATTTCACCCTTGATTCCCTTTTCTTCGTCTTCCTGTTTAGGCGCTGATTTTCTATTGCTAAGGAACCCTCTCCGCTGGGCAAGATGGTAAAAAACACGTCCAATTTCGAACTTATCCAATTTTTCTTCCAACGCTTTGGCTCTAATTAGATATGGCGAACCAAGTTGTAGATCCAACTCCGTAAATAAGAGCTGGCGTTGACCCGAGTCTTTAATATTGCCATCGGGAAGCAATCCCGATTTTTGGAGAAGGAAGGCCAATTTTCTCAGGCGTCTCGATGTGCGTTCTGTCATCCGTCTCCTGGAACGGGCCTCGCGCCGCTCGAGATTTCGGGATTTACCTCGGCCATCCTGCTCGAGGCTGTCGAGACCGGCCTCAAAGACTCTGACCCCGACTCCAAGAATAGACGGATTGGATTTTGATTGATTAATCATGGCCCAGCCGACAGAATTGGACCCCAGATCAATCCCCAGGATCCTGAGCCCGGATGATTTGTTTTTCATTTAAAACTCCTTGACAAGTCTATCGACTTTGGATATATATATTATGAATGTAATCAAGCGGCGGTTGTCTGTCAACCCTCAGTAAGAGACAACTGTCTCGTAGGTTTTGGCTCTACGGAGCCGCCACGCCCGTCCAGAACGGGCGTTTTTTATA
Protein-coding sequences here:
- the cas9 gene encoding type II CRISPR RNA-guided endonuclease Cas9 (Cas9, originally named Csn1, is the large, multifunctional signature protein of type II CRISPR/Cas systems. It is well known even to general audiences because its RNA-guided endonuclease activity has made it a popular tool for custom editing of eukaryotic genomes.) — protein: MKNKSSGLRILGIDLGSNSVGWAMINQSKSNPSILGVGVRVFEAGLDSLEQDGRGKSRNLERREARSRRRMTERTSRRLRKLAFLLQKSGLLPDGNIKDSGQRQLLFTELDLQLGSPYLIRAKALEEKLDKFEIGRVFYHLAQRRGFLSNRKSAPKQEDEEKGIKGEISELADSIKKTDCRTLGEYFSKLNPKESRIRTRYTSRKMYMEEFHAIWESQKRFYPELLTDEIKKMIYHAVFYQRPLKSQKGLVGKCELETGCRRAAWGLIVSQRFRYLQSINNLRIQESSKFTDRSLSKEERKLLIEALEYAGDQTFPKIRKLLGLNKFDKFNLELGGEKKIPGNRTVASIIKIIGMDKWLSLSEDRRVALVDDFRCIEKDSTLKNRLMEFWALSEEEAQNAAEIRLESGYCNFSQRALKRLLPYLMEDFPLPSAIKECYPERFERIDLDMNNLPPVKSDFLPELRNPIVERSLTELRKTINAIIREYGKPDYIRIELARDLRQSATQRQNKWKKMRLNERDRENAAQKIMEETSISNPTATDILKVQLASECNWECPYTGRAISITSLVGDHPQFDIEHIIPFDRCLDNSYVNKTLCWAEENRNTKHKRTPFEAYHNIDKWDDIISRVENFKGDMARIKLRRFLMPPKEVDGLLSEFTNRQLNDTRWASKWAKRYLGLLFGGTNSDGIDSSGKRRVMATSGQITAFLRNEWGLNKILSDGPGKTRDDHRHHAVDAIAVALTDQATIKILSQASQRSISYTHRLFKSVPQPWDGFFAEVEGKIKDVIVSHSVSKKVRGPLHKETLYGKPRTDSNGKTYVHIRTRVDNLSIKDIENIIDPTIRYAVLSKLQELDIDDPKKAFASPENHPVITGGDGRIIPIHKVRIRDNRQTTPIGGLNSIRYVQTASNHHMEIVEIKFPKSDRVKWEGHVVTLMEAYQRKLNGQPIIQREFGDNRAFKFSLSNGEVIELDTPNGKKKLYVVRSIEKDTSNIRFVPINDARPLKNIGKKGFTALPEPLRKKNCRKICITPLGQIRDAND